The proteins below come from a single uncultured Carboxylicivirga sp. genomic window:
- a CDS encoding TonB-dependent receptor, producing the protein MKRTHKNGRYTLLVLILFGFNMYASSQINVTGTVTDGQNPIPGVTILEEGTLNGTLTGIDGTFSLKVANQQSKIVFSFIGYNTQTVSVGTNTNFKIVLIEDITELDQVVVIGYGTSKKRDLTGAVSSVKGGDLATVPVTTAAQAITGKIAGVNVVTQSGAPGADINVVVRGGTSITQGSAPLYIVDGFQMDDGLKNIDINDIESIDVMKDASATAIYGARGSNGVIIITTKSGKKGKTEVSYNAYMSFEKLGSKLDLLNTQQYVEYQYEFQSLNGQINSWADIYGGDIESSDFYTGAYARIADEYGNVAPIDWQDVVFGGTAMITNHNVNITGSSEKTQYMLSYNYTGQDGLLDKSGYNRNGVRTKINHELNDRIRLSFGSSFLGTKLDGGGSLGGLLKMSILQPVTGGIRYTNDELINSDISDEMQDIDSQYDIYNPLIQNDAVTQEKYTRLFTVNTAFDVDITDHLLFRTAGSYMWQQVRSDYWDDGRTKSAQNNGGPYGSRNNSEKFNWQITNTLNWNRQFGGHKLNVLVGQETYYTESMNLNNTYYEFPENNFGLNDVSMAGQVYSYKSGKNNSGIVSVFSRVNYNINEKYLLTGTIRGDGSSKFSKGNQWGYFPSVSGAWRISEESFMDNVEMINNLKLRIGYGTTGNCDIANNMYATDYQSGYYAINNQQVSTLKPGNTVGNPELKWETTKSTNIGLDISLLDSHINLTAEYYKNISDDLLIKNSIPTSTGYSYQYQNVGSVQNKGFEFVLNTSNIRNERFKWTTDFNISFNKSKVLGIYGKDEDDYFIQNYDHVNFMIEKDKPLGQFYGYKYAGVYTTDDFTQNADGTYSLKDGIASMKGAVRSSIKPGDVKYYTTADQTDDDGNPVWSTDDRAVIGNAEPLFTGGMVNTFTYKGFDFSVFMSFSYGNEVFNMNSQRFIGPYLPNQNSMEVMADRFVLVDPNTGKETTDLNRLAELNPQQNNGDAMWSLNPDNKIAITDALDYYVEDGSFLRLNTITLGYTFPSQLLNKVRVSNFRLYCTLNNIHTFTKYSGYDPEVSATSSLLTRGVDNSAYPRAKSFVVGLNLTF; encoded by the coding sequence ATGAAAAGAACGCACAAAAATGGGCGTTACACACTGTTAGTTCTGATTTTATTCGGATTTAATATGTATGCAAGCTCTCAAATAAATGTTACAGGTACAGTAACAGATGGACAAAATCCTATTCCTGGTGTTACTATTCTTGAAGAAGGAACATTAAACGGTACCCTAACAGGTATTGATGGTACATTCTCTTTAAAGGTTGCCAATCAGCAATCGAAAATTGTATTTTCTTTTATTGGATACAATACTCAAACAGTATCGGTAGGAACTAATACCAACTTTAAAATTGTACTTATCGAAGATATTACTGAATTAGATCAAGTGGTGGTAATTGGATATGGTACATCAAAGAAAAGAGATTTAACCGGAGCGGTTAGCTCTGTTAAAGGTGGTGATTTAGCAACAGTACCAGTAACAACAGCAGCACAGGCAATAACAGGTAAAATTGCCGGTGTAAATGTAGTTACTCAAAGTGGTGCTCCGGGTGCTGATATTAATGTTGTGGTTAGAGGGGGAACTTCTATTACGCAGGGATCAGCACCATTATATATTGTTGATGGTTTCCAAATGGACGATGGTCTTAAAAATATTGATATCAACGATATTGAATCCATTGATGTAATGAAAGATGCATCAGCTACAGCAATTTATGGGGCCCGAGGTTCGAATGGTGTAATTATTATTACAACCAAATCGGGTAAAAAGGGCAAAACTGAAGTTAGCTATAATGCTTACATGAGTTTTGAAAAACTAGGATCTAAACTGGATCTGTTAAATACTCAGCAATATGTCGAGTATCAGTATGAATTTCAATCTCTAAATGGACAAATCAATAGTTGGGCTGATATTTACGGTGGCGATATTGAATCAAGCGATTTTTACACAGGTGCTTATGCAAGAATTGCTGATGAATATGGTAACGTTGCGCCAATTGATTGGCAGGATGTTGTTTTTGGAGGTACAGCCATGATTACTAATCACAATGTTAATATTACTGGTAGTAGTGAAAAAACTCAATATATGTTGAGTTATAATTATACCGGGCAAGATGGTTTATTAGATAAATCGGGTTATAATCGTAATGGTGTTAGAACCAAAATTAATCATGAGCTTAATGATCGTATTCGACTTTCATTTGGATCCAGTTTCTTAGGAACCAAACTTGATGGTGGTGGATCATTAGGTGGTTTGTTAAAAATGTCTATTCTACAGCCTGTAACTGGTGGTATCCGTTATACAAACGATGAGTTGATTAACTCAGACATCAGTGATGAAATGCAGGATATTGATTCTCAATATGATATTTACAATCCACTGATACAAAACGATGCTGTTACTCAGGAAAAATACACTCGTTTATTTACTGTAAATACTGCCTTTGATGTTGATATTACAGATCACTTGCTTTTTAGAACAGCTGGAAGTTACATGTGGCAGCAGGTGCGCAGCGATTATTGGGATGATGGCAGAACTAAATCAGCTCAGAATAATGGAGGGCCCTATGGATCTAGAAATAATAGTGAAAAATTCAATTGGCAAATAACTAATACTTTAAATTGGAATCGTCAGTTTGGAGGTCATAAATTGAATGTATTAGTTGGACAGGAAACTTATTATACCGAATCGATGAATCTTAATAATACCTATTATGAGTTTCCCGAAAATAACTTTGGCTTGAATGATGTAAGTATGGCTGGACAGGTTTATTCTTATAAATCAGGGAAAAACAACAGTGGTATAGTTTCGGTATTTAGCCGCGTTAATTATAATATTAACGAGAAATATTTATTAACTGGCACCATTAGGGGCGATGGATCATCAAAATTTTCGAAAGGAAATCAGTGGGGATACTTCCCATCGGTGTCTGGAGCTTGGAGGATTTCAGAAGAATCATTTATGGACAATGTTGAAATGATCAATAATTTAAAACTTCGTATTGGTTATGGAACAACCGGTAACTGCGATATTGCAAATAATATGTATGCTACCGATTATCAGTCTGGCTATTATGCAATCAATAATCAGCAAGTGTCGACATTAAAACCAGGAAATACTGTTGGTAATCCTGAATTGAAGTGGGAAACTACTAAATCAACCAATATTGGTTTAGATATTTCGTTGCTTGATAGTCACATTAATTTAACTGCTGAATACTATAAAAATATTTCTGACGACTTATTAATTAAGAATTCTATTCCAACATCAACAGGTTATAGTTACCAATATCAAAATGTTGGGTCTGTTCAAAATAAAGGATTCGAATTTGTATTAAATACTTCGAATATTAGAAATGAGAGATTTAAATGGACTACAGACTTTAATATTTCTTTCAACAAATCAAAAGTACTAGGTATTTATGGTAAAGATGAAGATGATTATTTCATACAAAATTACGATCATGTTAATTTCATGATTGAAAAGGATAAGCCTCTTGGACAGTTCTATGGCTATAAATATGCAGGAGTGTACACAACTGATGATTTTACTCAAAATGCCGATGGAACTTATTCATTAAAAGATGGTATAGCAAGTATGAAGGGGGCTGTACGTAGTTCAATTAAACCTGGTGATGTTAAATATTATACAACAGCCGATCAAACTGATGATGATGGAAATCCGGTGTGGTCAACTGACGACAGAGCGGTTATTGGTAATGCAGAGCCTTTGTTTACCGGTGGTATGGTAAATACATTTACATATAAAGGATTTGATTTCAGTGTATTTATGAGTTTCTCATATGGTAATGAGGTTTTCAATATGAACTCTCAACGATTTATAGGCCCTTATTTACCTAACCAGAATTCAATGGAAGTAATGGCCGATAGATTTGTCTTAGTTGATCCCAATACGGGTAAAGAAACAACCGACCTAAATAGGTTGGCTGAATTAAACCCACAGCAGAACAATGGAGATGCAATGTGGAGCTTAAATCCCGATAATAAAATTGCTATTACAGATGCATTGGATTATTACGTAGAAGATGGATCGTTCTTACGCTTAAATACGATAACATTGGGATATACATTTCCTTCTCAATTATTAAATAAAGTGAGGGTAAGCAACTTTAGATTGTATTGTACGCTGAATAATATTCACACGTTTACAAAGTATTCAGGATACGATCCTGAAGTATCTGCAACTTCAAGTCTTCTAACACGTGGAGTTGATAACTCAGCTTATCCAAGAGCGAAGAGTTTTGTAGTTGGACTAAACCTTACTTTCTAA
- a CDS encoding glycoside hydrolase family 43 protein, whose protein sequence is MIKVSWFTLFILFVFVGCKTETARTYENPIIRGMNPDPSICRVGDDFYLVTSTFEYFPGIPIYHSKDLVNWKQIGHVLHRPENCLAEGAYSSGGNYAPAIRYNNGTFYVTCTNYGGKGSQGAYYVTAKDPAGPWSDPIWVGNWNVDPSIMFANDSMYWISPDNKGSFMVGTIKPETGETITPLRLVASGLGGSSPEGPHMYKINDYYYLMSAEGGTGYEHREVIQRSKSPYGPFDPSPYGPVITNMNHPESPFQAIGHADLVQLPDDSWWLVCLGIRPQGGKFQHLGRETFLAPVTWTEDGWPIAGTNGMMDTTYPVPNLPEHKWAAVPVRDNFDMATLGFDWTFIRQPYDQDWSLTQRKGYLRLNGSAITLKEMDSPAFVGRRQSALNIAASTKMSFSPTADNEEAGLVIRANDANHYALVVTQNEGKRVVKFRKFLKEKVEDEIFTAIPDGDVILRITATPLEYQFWVQAKGVETSLIASSPTKELSTEKVGGFIGVFIGMYASGNGQANTNPADFDWFDFEINPQVPYVWNNKD, encoded by the coding sequence ATGATAAAAGTAAGTTGGTTTACACTTTTCATTCTCTTTGTTTTTGTCGGATGTAAAACAGAAACGGCAAGAACTTACGAGAATCCGATTATAAGAGGAATGAATCCCGACCCAAGCATATGCAGGGTAGGAGATGATTTTTACCTGGTAACGTCAACATTCGAATACTTTCCGGGTATTCCCATCTATCACAGTAAAGATCTGGTAAATTGGAAACAGATTGGTCATGTATTGCATCGACCGGAAAATTGTCTGGCAGAAGGAGCTTATTCTTCCGGAGGTAATTATGCTCCGGCTATTCGTTATAATAATGGCACTTTCTATGTGACTTGTACTAATTATGGTGGTAAAGGATCTCAGGGTGCTTATTATGTAACAGCAAAAGATCCTGCAGGTCCTTGGTCCGATCCAATTTGGGTTGGAAACTGGAATGTAGATCCTTCCATCATGTTCGCCAATGACAGCATGTACTGGATTAGTCCTGATAATAAGGGGAGTTTTATGGTTGGTACCATCAAGCCCGAAACAGGAGAAACCATTACACCTTTGCGTTTGGTGGCCTCGGGCTTAGGTGGTTCATCGCCAGAAGGGCCGCATATGTATAAAATAAACGATTATTATTACCTGATGTCGGCTGAGGGAGGAACGGGTTACGAGCATCGTGAGGTTATTCAACGAAGCAAATCTCCTTATGGTCCATTTGATCCTAGTCCTTATGGACCTGTTATCACCAATATGAATCATCCCGAGAGTCCTTTTCAGGCAATTGGTCATGCCGATTTGGTTCAATTGCCTGACGATAGTTGGTGGTTGGTTTGTTTGGGAATTCGTCCGCAAGGAGGGAAGTTTCAACACTTAGGACGTGAAACGTTTTTAGCCCCTGTTACCTGGACGGAAGATGGTTGGCCAATAGCCGGCACCAATGGTATGATGGATACCACTTATCCTGTACCTAATTTACCTGAACATAAATGGGCAGCAGTTCCGGTTCGTGATAATTTCGACATGGCAACATTAGGATTTGACTGGACTTTTATTCGCCAACCCTATGATCAGGATTGGTCGTTGACTCAGCGAAAAGGTTATTTGCGCCTGAACGGATCAGCTATCACATTAAAAGAGATGGATTCGCCAGCTTTTGTTGGTCGTCGTCAATCAGCTTTAAATATTGCTGCATCCACTAAAATGAGTTTCTCACCAACTGCCGATAATGAAGAGGCCGGTTTAGTTATCAGGGCTAACGATGCCAATCATTATGCTTTGGTGGTGACACAAAATGAAGGAAAGCGAGTAGTCAAGTTTCGTAAGTTTTTGAAGGAGAAAGTGGAAGATGAAATTTTTACAGCTATTCCGGATGGAGATGTCATACTACGAATCACTGCCACTCCCTTGGAATATCAATTTTGGGTACAGGCCAAAGGTGTTGAAACAAGTTTAATTGCATCTTCCCCAACCAAAGAGCTTTCGACCGAAAAAGTGGGTGGTTTTATTGGCGTTTTTATTGGTATGTATGCATCGGGTAACGGCCAAGCTAATACTAATCCTGCTGATTTTGATTGGTTCGATTTTGAGATCAATCCACAGGTACCATATGTTTGGAACAATAAAGATTGA
- a CDS encoding two-component regulator propeller domain-containing protein, with the protein MRDKLVFITILLSFFLSSLKGETTITFSNLTTKDGLSQNTISSIIQDDHGFLWFGSLNGLNRYDGYEFMCLNSEYGDANTLTDSRIKNIIEDAYGYLWITTNTNNINCYDTHNEKFVEIHPWSIQHEKINIASNGDIWLWGNKSNCLRITHTSDGLSTRYFGFRELEAHSVNFLNEDKNNIIWIGTKSHLLYLEREEIYKIDEINNIQSIIESDDYLFVFTESNKIYQVCKNTKRIIKTATSKFINDEVFISNTFLCTNHFLITTKQSTYLFNSKSLSIRPATELFNKNLPKNANILKDNKGYCWLYNKSGILWQYNADINKFTPFRLMPPSIISNIDLERYSIYQDSRNIIWITTYGNGLYAIFPDQTVKHFTQADKTGEGLKTNYLLSIFEDKSGNIWIGTENAGITKITISQNQHPPFIPEKNSTDLNDKIIRSIFEDSDTCKWIGTKSGKLYIYNSGNELISSNNLIGGSAYCITQDKDGNKWVGTKGNGLLLFKNDDYKHYTVFNSEFKQLDPLATNIYCVFIDNMDRMWLGTFGYGLILAEFNNNKLALKSFPHLSKKQDRIRTIEQDKNGLLWVGGNNGIIVFDPNELINNSAIIHSFTFDKNNPNSLNNNEVKTIFKDINDTIWIGTSGGGINKITYDETKKILFKHITTRHGLINDVVQGIAQDADQNLWITTEDGISILNTRNNQFENYDLSNEWQDNLFCESAIYCSHINQMLMGSYNGLYTINHNDIEQKKKTNTQISLTEIRINGTKIVTNDENQILRNSLSKTSNINLKFNQNSINIKFSALNFSLSNTYSFILDGYEDSWNTSTKYHEARYRNLPPGNYIFRVKSMSAGEKNTPQETILHIKIQRPFWKSTQAIIFYLITLISIFYIITKTQKRISNLNTAIKLEHQLTDYKLRFFTNISHEFRTPLTIITSIVDSLRNHPDATKELNKQFSYLEKSSKRLLKLINQLLDYRSLQANQTTLKTEQTEVVSFMNDIFVQFEEIANKKHICYQFSSNYPTYEMSTDKGTVEKILYNLLSNAFKFVSPNGIIDVKIHISPQNNNLTFSVADNGIGISSKDQKTLFNRFQQVKPTETGTGIGLNFAQELVTLLNGTITYKDTPNGGATFIVSIPLQPNYSIVSDSITSESITQLNNETIDSTLQDTEPIKTDSKYEHYNLLIIEDDDDISEYLSDYLSQYFSVDVAVNGVDGLKKCKSLNPQIIICDAMMPIMNGFDVIKEVRNNFETCHIPVVMLTAYTTPEHQLLGIKSGADAYITKPFNNEFLLTRIIKLLEQRETLQKKFMKEPGISSNPKLAVDKDNRFIKQINSIIEQNIDNPEFSIEDFYEHMNMGRTLFYKKVKSLTNYTPNEYLRVIRLKRAAELLLTTDLNVSEVSYRVGNNNPFYFSKCFKNHFGVSPSEYSKHHPVSSQ; encoded by the coding sequence ATGAGAGATAAGCTTGTATTCATTACTATTCTATTATCATTTTTTCTATCATCGTTAAAAGGTGAAACCACGATTACCTTTAGCAATTTAACTACTAAAGATGGTCTATCTCAAAATACCATTAGTTCAATAATACAGGATGACCACGGTTTTTTATGGTTTGGATCCTTAAATGGACTAAACAGATATGATGGATATGAATTTATGTGCTTAAATTCCGAATACGGAGATGCAAACACATTAACTGATAGTAGAATCAAAAATATAATTGAAGATGCATATGGCTATCTATGGATTACCACAAACACCAATAACATTAATTGTTATGATACTCATAATGAAAAATTTGTAGAAATACATCCCTGGAGTATTCAGCACGAAAAAATTAATATTGCCTCCAATGGCGATATCTGGTTATGGGGCAATAAATCAAATTGTTTGAGAATAACACATACTTCGGATGGACTATCGACCCGATACTTTGGTTTTCGCGAATTAGAGGCCCACTCTGTTAACTTCTTAAACGAAGACAAAAACAATATTATATGGATTGGTACAAAATCTCACTTACTCTATCTCGAAAGAGAAGAGATTTACAAAATTGACGAAATAAACAACATACAATCAATTATTGAATCCGACGATTATTTGTTTGTTTTTACCGAGAGTAATAAAATCTATCAGGTATGCAAAAACACCAAGAGAATAATAAAAACTGCGACCAGTAAATTCATCAATGACGAAGTATTTATTAGTAACACATTCCTCTGTACGAATCACTTTTTAATAACCACAAAACAATCGACCTATTTATTTAACTCTAAATCATTAAGCATTAGACCTGCCACAGAATTATTTAATAAAAACCTTCCAAAAAATGCCAATATTTTAAAGGATAATAAAGGTTATTGCTGGTTGTATAATAAAAGTGGAATATTATGGCAGTATAATGCTGACATCAATAAATTTACTCCATTTCGATTGATGCCCCCTTCCATTATTTCAAATATCGATTTGGAACGTTATTCAATCTATCAGGATTCGCGTAATATTATATGGATTACTACCTATGGTAATGGTTTGTATGCTATTTTTCCAGATCAAACTGTTAAACATTTTACCCAAGCTGACAAAACGGGTGAAGGATTAAAAACCAATTATTTACTTTCGATTTTTGAAGATAAGAGTGGTAATATATGGATTGGAACAGAAAATGCAGGAATTACTAAAATTACAATTTCGCAAAATCAGCATCCTCCTTTCATCCCTGAAAAAAACTCAACTGATCTTAACGATAAAATTATTCGATCCATTTTTGAAGATTCAGATACATGTAAATGGATTGGTACAAAAAGCGGTAAGCTATACATATACAATTCAGGTAATGAGCTAATTTCGAGTAACAATCTTATAGGAGGAAGCGCATATTGTATAACACAAGATAAAGATGGAAATAAATGGGTTGGCACAAAAGGCAATGGTCTGCTCTTATTTAAGAATGATGATTACAAACATTACACTGTTTTTAACTCTGAATTTAAACAATTAGATCCTTTAGCAACCAATATTTATTGCGTTTTTATTGATAATATGGATCGTATGTGGCTAGGTACTTTTGGTTATGGTCTTATTCTTGCTGAATTCAACAATAATAAGTTGGCACTTAAAAGCTTTCCGCATTTAAGTAAGAAACAAGATAGAATAAGAACTATTGAACAAGATAAAAATGGATTATTGTGGGTTGGTGGAAATAACGGCATTATTGTTTTTGATCCTAATGAATTAATAAATAACAGTGCCATTATACACAGTTTTACATTTGACAAGAACAACCCTAACTCATTAAACAACAACGAAGTTAAAACCATATTCAAAGATATTAATGACACAATATGGATTGGCACTTCCGGTGGAGGAATCAACAAAATAACTTACGACGAAACCAAAAAGATTCTATTTAAGCACATTACAACTCGTCATGGTCTAATTAATGACGTTGTGCAAGGTATAGCACAAGATGCCGACCAGAATCTATGGATTACAACTGAAGATGGTATTTCGATTTTAAATACCAGAAACAATCAATTTGAGAATTACGACCTTTCAAATGAATGGCAGGATAATTTATTTTGCGAATCGGCAATTTACTGCAGCCATATCAATCAAATGCTTATGGGAAGCTACAATGGGCTTTATACAATAAACCACAATGACATTGAACAAAAAAAGAAAACCAATACTCAAATATCACTTACCGAGATTAGAATTAATGGCACTAAAATAGTGACCAACGATGAGAATCAAATCCTTCGTAATTCTTTATCAAAAACCAGTAACATCAACCTTAAATTCAACCAAAACTCTATTAACATCAAGTTCTCGGCCTTAAACTTCAGCTTATCCAATACTTATTCTTTTATACTTGATGGCTATGAAGACTCGTGGAATACATCAACTAAATACCATGAAGCAAGGTATCGAAACCTGCCTCCGGGCAACTACATTTTTAGAGTTAAATCCATGTCTGCAGGTGAAAAGAACACACCCCAGGAAACTATTTTACACATAAAAATTCAACGCCCTTTTTGGAAATCGACACAAGCGATTATATTCTATCTAATCACTCTTATTTCAATCTTTTACATTATAACAAAAACGCAAAAAAGAATATCTAATCTTAATACTGCCATAAAGTTAGAACATCAGCTTACCGATTACAAGCTACGCTTTTTTACCAATATTTCGCATGAGTTTAGAACGCCTCTAACCATTATTACAAGTATAGTTGATAGTTTACGAAATCATCCGGATGCGACAAAAGAATTGAACAAACAGTTTTCATACCTTGAAAAAAGCTCAAAACGCTTACTTAAACTGATAAATCAACTGCTCGACTATCGTTCTCTTCAGGCCAACCAAACTACTTTAAAAACAGAACAAACTGAAGTAGTATCATTTATGAATGATATTTTCGTTCAGTTTGAAGAAATAGCAAATAAGAAGCATATATGCTATCAGTTTTCATCCAATTACCCCACTTATGAAATGTCGACAGATAAAGGAACAGTTGAAAAAATTCTTTATAACCTGCTTTCAAATGCATTCAAATTCGTTTCGCCAAATGGAATTATTGATGTTAAAATCCACATTTCGCCACAAAATAACAATCTAACGTTTTCAGTAGCTGACAATGGCATTGGTATTTCAAGTAAAGATCAAAAGACTTTATTCAATCGTTTTCAACAAGTTAAACCTACAGAAACAGGAACCGGCATTGGTCTTAATTTTGCCCAAGAATTAGTAACATTGCTTAATGGAACCATTACGTACAAAGACACTCCTAATGGGGGAGCCACTTTTATTGTTTCTATTCCTTTGCAACCTAACTATTCTATTGTATCTGATTCCATCACTTCCGAATCAATAACCCAATTAAATAATGAAACTATTGATTCGACATTACAAGATACTGAGCCCATTAAAACAGACTCTAAATACGAACATTACAATCTTTTAATTATTGAAGATGATGATGATATTTCGGAATATCTATCAGATTATTTATCGCAATACTTTAGTGTTGATGTTGCGGTTAACGGTGTTGATGGATTAAAAAAATGCAAATCATTAAATCCACAAATCATTATTTGTGATGCTATGATGCCTATAATGAATGGATTTGACGTAATCAAAGAAGTGAGAAATAATTTTGAAACATGTCATATTCCGGTTGTTATGCTTACTGCATATACTACACCCGAGCATCAATTACTAGGTATAAAATCCGGAGCTGATGCCTATATTACCAAACCATTTAACAATGAATTTTTACTAACAAGAATCATTAAATTATTAGAGCAACGCGAAACTCTGCAGAAAAAATTCATGAAGGAACCCGGTATATCTTCAAATCCGAAACTTGCAGTTGATAAAGACAATAGATTTATTAAGCAAATAAATTCTATTATTGAGCAGAATATTGACAATCCCGAATTTTCGATAGAAGACTTCTATGAACATATGAATATGGGACGAACTCTGTTTTATAAAAAAGTAAAATCATTGACCAATTATACTCCCAATGAATACTTACGGGTTATTCGATTAAAAAGGGCTGCCGAATTACTTCTAACAACAGATTTAAATGTATCTGAAGTCTCATACCGCGTTGGTAATAACAACCCTTTTTATTTCAGCAAATGTTTTAAAAATCACTTTGGAGTTTCTCCTTCTGAATATAGCAAACATCATCCGGTTAGCTCTCAATAA
- a CDS encoding family 43 glycosylhydrolase, translating into MNKLFFSILLVVGFISTNCTMQQEQQQQKEQVNNEETFMNPVFAGDYPDPSILVDGEDYYMVHSSFEYYPGLLIWHSTDLLNWTPVVSTLHKYVGSVWAPDLVKYDDKYYIYFPASNTNYVIWADQIEGPWSDPIQLDITMIDPGHVVDENGNRYLYFSSGSYVPLSPDGLSIDGPVVHSYDGWEIPREWSIECFCMEGPKLCKRGEYYYLTVAEGGTAGPATGHMVISARSKSPLGPWENSPYNPIVRAKSNKDRWWSLGHATPFEDAYGDWWMILHGYEKDYYNMGRQTMLAPLEWTEDGWFKLPDGYTVETPTKKPKGKKTGEDFTLSDDFSGKTLNPSWRFFKEDNPDRFEIKDNSIIIKGKSDNVAACSPMLCVPEDHSYTTDVEMEIKGDAVGGMVLFYNERAFSGILADKENVLANLRGWQFATEPNVLDRHVYLRLKNIENTVDMYYSLDGKEWKKIENSFEASAYHHNVLSGFMSLRIGLCSMGDGEVVFKNFKYTPIKD; encoded by the coding sequence ATGAATAAACTTTTTTTTAGCATTCTTTTAGTTGTAGGTTTTATCTCAACTAACTGTACGATGCAACAAGAACAACAACAGCAAAAGGAGCAGGTAAACAATGAGGAAACTTTTATGAATCCTGTGTTTGCCGGTGATTATCCCGACCCAAGTATTTTAGTTGATGGTGAAGATTATTATATGGTTCATTCATCATTTGAATATTACCCCGGCTTGTTAATCTGGCATTCCACCGATCTATTAAACTGGACACCGGTTGTTAGCACGCTTCATAAGTATGTAGGCTCTGTGTGGGCTCCTGACTTAGTGAAGTACGATGATAAATATTACATCTATTTTCCGGCTTCTAATACCAACTATGTGATATGGGCTGATCAGATTGAAGGCCCCTGGAGCGATCCAATTCAGTTGGATATTACCATGATTGATCCGGGACATGTGGTAGATGAAAATGGCAACCGTTATTTGTATTTCAGTAGCGGTAGTTATGTACCCTTGTCTCCTGATGGACTTTCTATCGACGGACCGGTAGTTCATAGTTATGATGGTTGGGAAATTCCACGCGAATGGTCTATTGAGTGTTTCTGTATGGAAGGGCCTAAATTGTGTAAAAGAGGTGAGTATTATTATCTGACAGTTGCCGAGGGTGGTACAGCAGGACCTGCAACTGGTCATATGGTTATATCAGCCCGTTCGAAATCACCACTCGGCCCTTGGGAGAATTCGCCTTATAATCCAATAGTACGTGCTAAAAGTAATAAAGACAGATGGTGGTCTTTGGGGCATGCTACACCTTTTGAAGATGCCTATGGCGATTGGTGGATGATTCTTCACGGATACGAAAAGGATTATTATAATATGGGGCGTCAAACCATGTTGGCACCTCTTGAATGGACTGAAGACGGATGGTTTAAACTACCTGATGGATATACAGTAGAAACTCCAACAAAGAAGCCTAAAGGTAAGAAAACAGGTGAAGATTTTACTTTATCGGATGATTTCTCGGGTAAAACATTAAATCCATCATGGAGATTCTTTAAAGAAGATAATCCTGACAGATTTGAAATCAAAGACAACAGCATTATAATCAAAGGAAAAAGTGATAACGTTGCTGCATGCTCGCCAATGTTATGTGTTCCTGAAGATCATTCATATACAACCGATGTGGAGATGGAAATAAAAGGAGATGCTGTTGGTGGAATGGTATTATTCTATAACGAAAGAGCATTCTCTGGTATTTTAGCTGATAAAGAAAATGTATTGGCTAACCTGCGTGGATGGCAGTTTGCTACAGAACCTAATGTGTTGGATCGTCATGTTTATCTGAGATTAAAAAACATTGAAAATACTGTAGATATGTATTATAGCCTGGATGGCAAAGAATGGAAAAAGATAGAGAATTCATTTGAAGCATCGGCATATCATCACAATGTATTAAGTGGATTTATGAGTTTACGCATCGGACTTTGTTCAATGGGTGATGGTGAAGTTGTCTTCAAGAATTTTAAGTATACACCTATTAAAGATTAA